One part of the Paraglaciecola sp. L3A3 genome encodes these proteins:
- a CDS encoding ATP-dependent DNA helicase RecQ, translated as MMQNIDYTQLLQSRFGFDSFRSGQQDVVQRLLNQRSTLAIFPTGSGKSLCYQFVATELPHLTLVVSPLLALMKDQLEFLHSKGIAAASIDSTLSPEQNKQVMQDVRSGQCKILMVSVERFKNERFRQFIESVPVSMLVIDEAHCISEWGHNFRPDYLKLPAYKQELNIPLVLLLTATATKKVKQDMASRFAIAPEDIVQTGFYRSNLNLHVLPVLEAHKNQELLNVLQQQQGAGIVYVTLQQTAEQVARFLQQSGCIAQAYHAGLDTDVRQNIQNDFMQQKLQIVVATIAFGMGIDKSDIRFVVHYDLPKSIENYSQEIGRGGRDGQPANCTVLANLDGLVTIENFVYGDTPDQPAIQRVIDDIAAQGEDAAANGQFQWEMQINTLSTLSNIRQLPLKTLLVQLELAKVVRPLYAYFAEFKYKFVTDKAVILQQFSAERSEFLNAVFTHTSMKKVWGVVNFDEIYQNYGAERGRVVAALEYLHEHNHIQLESRLITEVYEVNKAALLANDLVIKLASYFAENEQKEVKRIATLVRFFELDKCLNFNLSAYFDDQQVPEHCGHCSVCKGHVAKLAYSKPIAIPNKTLVAESMANLSKHLSGKTEVEITESIYCRFLTAMTMPLFTRLKVRQVTGFGSCEHARYADVKHLVTEVCRESHL; from the coding sequence ATGATGCAAAATATTGATTATACTCAGTTATTACAAAGCCGTTTTGGCTTTGATTCGTTTCGCTCAGGCCAACAAGATGTGGTGCAAAGATTATTAAATCAACGTTCAACTTTAGCAATATTTCCTACCGGTTCTGGTAAGTCTTTATGTTATCAGTTTGTCGCTACTGAATTGCCCCATTTAACTTTAGTGGTCTCGCCATTATTGGCATTAATGAAAGATCAATTAGAGTTTTTACACAGTAAAGGCATTGCCGCTGCGAGTATCGATTCAACCTTATCACCTGAACAAAATAAACAAGTGATGCAGGATGTGCGTTCTGGTCAGTGTAAAATTTTAATGGTGTCGGTTGAACGCTTTAAAAACGAAAGATTTAGACAGTTTATTGAATCAGTACCTGTGTCTATGCTGGTGATTGACGAAGCCCATTGTATTTCTGAGTGGGGTCATAACTTTCGTCCCGATTATTTAAAACTGCCTGCCTATAAACAAGAGTTAAATATTCCATTAGTGTTGTTACTCACGGCGACCGCCACCAAAAAAGTCAAACAAGATATGGCTAGCCGTTTTGCCATTGCCCCAGAGGATATAGTACAAACAGGTTTTTATCGGTCAAACTTAAATTTACATGTACTGCCTGTTTTAGAAGCGCATAAAAACCAAGAGTTGTTGAATGTGTTGCAACAGCAGCAAGGAGCGGGGATTGTGTATGTAACCTTGCAACAAACGGCTGAACAAGTGGCTCGCTTTTTACAGCAAAGTGGTTGTATAGCTCAAGCTTATCATGCGGGGTTAGACACTGATGTACGGCAGAATATTCAAAATGATTTTATGCAGCAGAAACTACAAATTGTGGTGGCAACCATCGCCTTTGGTATGGGCATAGACAAATCAGATATTCGGTTTGTGGTGCATTATGATTTACCTAAGTCCATCGAAAATTACAGTCAAGAAATTGGTCGAGGTGGGCGAGATGGTCAACCAGCAAATTGTACAGTTTTAGCTAATTTAGATGGTTTAGTGACCATAGAAAACTTTGTTTATGGTGACACTCCAGACCAACCCGCTATTCAACGAGTGATTGATGACATAGCGGCTCAAGGGGAAGACGCAGCAGCTAATGGTCAATTTCAATGGGAAATGCAAATTAACACTTTGTCGACCCTGAGTAATATTCGCCAATTACCTCTTAAAACGCTATTAGTACAATTAGAATTAGCCAAGGTTGTTCGCCCTTTATATGCCTACTTTGCTGAATTTAAGTATAAATTTGTTACAGACAAAGCTGTTATTTTGCAGCAATTTTCTGCTGAGCGAAGTGAGTTTTTAAATGCGGTGTTTACGCATACCTCGATGAAAAAAGTATGGGGTGTGGTCAACTTTGATGAGATCTATCAAAATTATGGCGCAGAGCGTGGCCGAGTGGTAGCTGCATTAGAATATTTACACGAGCACAATCATATCCAATTAGAATCTCGCTTGATCACTGAGGTATATGAGGTGAATAAAGCGGCCTTGTTAGCCAATGATTTAGTCATAAAGTTAGCTAGCTACTTTGCCGAAAATGAACAAAAAGAAGTAAAACGTATTGCGACTTTAGTGCGCTTTTTCGAATTAGATAAATGTTTGAATTTTAACTTATCGGCTTATTTTGATGATCAACAAGTGCCCGAACACTGCGGACATTGTAGTGTGTGTAAAGGGCATGTGGCCAAACTTGCATACTCTAAACCCATCGCTATACCCAATAAAACATTAGTGGCTGAGTCTATGGCCAATCTAAGCAAACATTTATCCGGTAAAACAGAAGTGGAGATAACCGAATCGATTTATTGCCGCTTTTTGACCGCCATGACCATGCCTTTATTTACTCGTTTAAAAGTCAGGCAGGTTACAGGATTTGGCAGTTGTGAACATGCTAGGTATGCAGACGTAAAACACTTAGTTACAGAAGTCTGCAGAGAAAGTCACTTATAG
- a CDS encoding antibiotic biosynthesis monooxygenase, with protein sequence MKLMNKLVLSIALLTTPIFAFAEVIEIASFTLNKGVTFQEFAAIDKTVEKEHVKLQPGFISRETAKGENGEWLVVVHWETLKDADASMNSFMQAKAANTFMSKINTSTMNMKRYTK encoded by the coding sequence ATGAAATTAATGAATAAACTAGTACTCAGTATTGCATTATTAACCACGCCTATATTCGCCTTTGCAGAAGTGATTGAAATAGCCAGTTTCACTCTAAATAAAGGTGTGACTTTTCAGGAGTTTGCTGCCATTGATAAAACGGTAGAAAAAGAACATGTCAAACTACAACCTGGCTTTATATCCAGAGAAACGGCTAAAGGTGAAAACGGTGAATGGTTGGTAGTAGTGCACTGGGAAACGTTAAAAGATGCAGATGCTTCAATGAATAGTTTTATGCAGGCTAAAGCAGCCAACACTTTCATGTCAAAAATTAATACATCCACTATGAACATGAAACGTTACACTAAATAA
- a CDS encoding siderophore-interacting protein translates to MKKPAPMQLTVVDSQQVTPNMQRLVLKGDELVNFPNNCEGSYIKFLFNKEGTTDLSQLNSGERPVMRTYTVRRFSAENRSIEVDFVRHLSTDLQSGFATRWAMSAQIGETVNIAGPGSIKEINTDADWFFMAADMTALPALSAKIRQLPSDAKGYAVIKVTAQEDTQPITAPQDIQVIWLKNEDSLTAQVKSLPWLTGVASVWTACEFDDMRELRKYFQNDQQVPRELIYISSYWKNGLSEDGHKVIKQQDAQSSQ, encoded by the coding sequence ATGAAAAAGCCAGCCCCCATGCAATTAACAGTTGTTGATTCACAACAAGTGACACCTAATATGCAACGCTTAGTGCTTAAAGGCGATGAACTGGTTAATTTCCCCAACAATTGTGAAGGTAGCTATATAAAGTTTCTATTCAATAAAGAAGGCACAACTGATTTAAGCCAACTTAACTCAGGTGAACGACCCGTCATGCGCACTTATACAGTAAGACGTTTTTCAGCGGAAAATCGCAGTATAGAGGTAGATTTTGTTCGCCACCTCAGTACTGACTTACAAAGCGGTTTTGCCACCCGTTGGGCCATGTCAGCCCAAATAGGTGAAACGGTTAATATTGCTGGCCCAGGTAGCATTAAAGAAATTAACACAGATGCAGATTGGTTCTTTATGGCCGCGGATATGACAGCACTACCTGCCCTTTCCGCAAAAATTCGCCAGTTACCGTCAGATGCGAAAGGTTATGCTGTGATAAAAGTCACTGCACAAGAAGATACTCAACCAATTACAGCTCCGCAAGATATACAAGTTATCTGGTTAAAAAATGAAGATTCGCTTACCGCTCAAGTAAAATCTTTGCCTTGGTTAACAGGGGTTGCTTCGGTTTGGACTGCTTGCGAATTCGATGATATGCGCGAATTGCGCAAATACTTTCAAAATGATCAACAAGTTCCACGTGAGCTTATTTACATTAGTAGTTATTGGAAAAACGGTTTATCTGAGGATGGTCATAAAGTCATTAAACAACAAGATGCCCAAAGCAGTCAGTAG
- a CDS encoding outer membrane protein, translating to MKSIKHTLAISIALTLTAPSIVQAEGFYGTAQLGASQQINDSQAYGNNIAVDPDFPAEFDAGNGIVGSIGVGYVINQQFRVEARLGYRESSFDQQQFGTGEREGEEYILDGEIESTTLTIEAFYDFVNNSAFTPYIKAGLGIADNSYSAKLGGAGVAGFDAFDGAADGFYDAYADDDSTEFSWNLGLGVNYKITDNTGIYAEYQYTSLGEVMTGQDSFTDGFMIDDLATNELSIGIRANF from the coding sequence ATGAAAAGCATCAAACACACATTAGCTATTAGCATTGCACTTACTTTGACTGCACCATCAATAGTGCAAGCAGAAGGTTTTTATGGCACAGCTCAATTGGGTGCCAGTCAGCAAATTAATGACTCACAAGCTTACGGTAATAATATTGCTGTAGATCCAGACTTCCCAGCTGAATTTGATGCAGGAAACGGCATAGTGGGCAGCATAGGTGTAGGTTATGTCATTAACCAACAATTTCGTGTAGAAGCTCGTTTAGGTTATCGCGAAAGTAGTTTCGACCAACAACAGTTTGGAACAGGCGAGCGTGAAGGTGAAGAATATATATTAGATGGTGAAATAGAAAGCACTACACTGACCATTGAAGCCTTTTATGACTTTGTAAATAACTCGGCATTCACTCCTTATATTAAGGCGGGTTTAGGTATAGCAGACAACAGTTATTCCGCTAAATTAGGTGGCGCGGGTGTAGCAGGTTTTGATGCATTTGATGGCGCAGCCGATGGTTTTTACGATGCTTACGCAGATGACGACTCAACAGAGTTTTCTTGGAACTTAGGTTTAGGCGTTAACTACAAAATAACCGACAACACTGGCATTTATGCTGAATACCAATACACCTCTTTAGGTGAAGTGATGACAGGTCAAGATTCATTTACAGATGGTTTTATGATCGATGATCTAGCCACTAATGAACTATCAATCGGCATTCGCGCTAACTTTTAA
- a CDS encoding LysR family transcriptional regulator codes for MINHLRHMAVFARVVDEGSFRRAAKSLGLAPSRTSQTVADLEQYLGVTLLYRSTRKLVLTNEGSKFYTHALEMLRNAEAGLNELNALSQQHIGTLRISLPAFLTSSLISTAIAEFAKQYPKVSLSLTFTDHIVDILNEGIDMSIRVGWLQDSTMMARKLYDGRRLLVASKEYAATRTTPTHPTDLLSWDWIRFDIRTNSVQFESATGEKVSITENTRFSVNSADALASFAKKHVGLAYLPEHIVAEDIKTGDLVHVLPDWKLKPLGYYAVWPNKSRRENLTLLLVRFLAERC; via the coding sequence ATGATAAACCACTTAAGACACATGGCTGTTTTTGCTAGGGTTGTAGATGAAGGATCTTTTCGCAGAGCAGCTAAATCTTTGGGATTAGCGCCTTCAAGAACCAGTCAAACAGTGGCTGATCTTGAGCAATATTTAGGCGTGACCTTGTTATACAGATCAACCCGCAAGTTGGTACTGACTAACGAAGGTAGCAAGTTTTATACTCACGCCTTAGAAATGTTAAGAAATGCCGAAGCGGGTTTAAATGAATTAAATGCATTGTCACAACAGCACATTGGGACGTTACGTATATCGCTTCCGGCGTTTCTCACCTCTTCGTTGATTTCCACTGCTATTGCTGAATTTGCTAAACAATACCCTAAAGTGTCTCTATCTTTGACCTTCACCGATCACATAGTGGATATTTTGAATGAAGGTATAGACATGAGTATCCGAGTGGGTTGGTTGCAAGACAGTACTATGATGGCCCGTAAGCTTTATGACGGTAGACGTTTGCTAGTAGCGAGTAAAGAATATGCAGCCACGCGAACTACACCCACGCACCCCACAGATTTATTAAGCTGGGATTGGATCCGTTTTGATATTCGCACTAATTCGGTACAATTTGAATCAGCCACTGGCGAAAAAGTGTCTATTACAGAAAATACTCGTTTTAGTGTGAATAGTGCTGACGCTTTGGCGAGCTTTGCCAAAAAACATGTGGGTTTAGCTTATTTACCAGAGCATATTGTAGCCGAGGATATCAAAACCGGTGATTTAGTCCATGTGTTACCAGATTGGAAGCTAAAACCCTTAGGGTATTATGCAGTGTGGCCAAATAAATCACGAAGAGAAAACTTGACCTTACTTTTGGTGAGGTTTTTGGCGGAGCGATGTTAA